The following coding sequences lie in one Onychomys torridus chromosome X, mOncTor1.1, whole genome shotgun sequence genomic window:
- the Asb11 gene encoding ankyrin repeat and SOCS box protein 11 isoform X1 yields the protein MCSPGNPCREEASMEDDPAFFGFKNIFLTMFATFFFFKLLIKVFLALLTHFYIVKGNRKEAARIAEEIYGGLSDCWADRSPLHEAAAQGRLLALKTLIAQGVNVNLVTINRVSSLHEACLGGHVACAKALLENGAQVNGLTIHGATPLFNACCSGSAACVSMLLEFGAKVQLEVHLASPIHEAVKRGHRECMEILLANNANIEQEVPQLGTPLYVACTYEKVDCVKKLLELGASVDHGRWLDTPLHAAARQSSVEVINLLTEYGANLKLRNSQGKIALDLAAPKSSVEQALLLHEGPPALSQLCRLCVRKCLGRCPCHQAVCQLGLPEPLEKFLLHQ from the exons ATGTGCAGCCCTGGGAACCCATGCCGAGAAGAAGCCAGCATGGAGGATGATCCTGCTTTCTTtggctttaaaaacatttttctgacAATGTTTGCCACGTTTTTCTTCTTCAAGCTTTTAATTAAAGTTTTCTTGGCTCtgctaacccatttctatatcgtcaaaggaaacagaaaagaggcAGCTAGGATAGCAGAAGAGATCTATGGTGGACTCTCAG ACTGCTGGGCTGACCGATCCCCACTCCATGAGGCTGCAGCTCAGGGGCGCTTACTGGCTCTTAAAACTTTAATTGCACAA GGTGTCAATGTGAATCTTGTGACAATTAACCGGGTCTCCTCTCTCCATGAGGCATGCCTTGGGGGTCATGTGGCCTGTGCTAAGGCCTTGCTGGAAAATGGTGCACAA GTCAACGGACTGACAATTCATGGGGCCACTCCACTCTTCAATGCCTGTTGCAGTGGCAGTGCTGCATGTGTCAGTATGCTCTTGGAGTTTGGAGCCAAGGTCCAGCTTGAGGTCCACCTGGCTTCACCAATCCATGAAGCAGTGAAGAGAG GTCACAGAGAGTGCATGGAGATTCTGCTGGCAAATAATGCTAACATTGAGCAAGAGGTTCCTCAGCTAGGAACTCCTCTGTATGTGGCCTGTACCTACGAGAAAGTCGACTGTGTGAAGAAGCTTCTAGAACTAG GAGCCAGTGTTGACCATGGCCGGTGGCTGGATACCCCACTGCATGCTGCAGCTAGGCAGTCCAGTGTGGAGGTCATCAACCTGCTCACTGAGTATGGGGCTAACCTGAAACTCAGAAACTCTCAGGGCAAAATCGCCCTTGATCTTGCTGCTCCCAAAAGCAGTGTGGAGCAGGCGCTCCTGCTCCATGAAG GTCCGCCTGCTCTTTCTCAGCTCTGCCGCCTGTGTGTCCGGAAGTGCTTGGGCCGTTGTCCATGTCATCAAGCCGTCTGTCAGCTAGGGCTTCCGGAACCACTGGAGAAATTCCTCTTACACCAATAG
- the Asb11 gene encoding ankyrin repeat and SOCS box protein 11 isoform X2: MEDDPAFFGFKNIFLTMFATFFFFKLLIKVFLALLTHFYIVKGNRKEAARIAEEIYGGLSDCWADRSPLHEAAAQGRLLALKTLIAQACLGGHVACAKALLENGAQVNGLTIHGATPLFNACCSGSAACVSMLLEFGAKVQLEVHLASPIHEAVKRGHRECMEILLANNANIEQEVPQLGTPLYVACTYEKVDCVKKLLELGASVDHGRWLDTPLHAAARQSSVEVINLLTEYGANLKLRNSQGKIALDLAAPKSSVEQALLLHEGPPALSQLCRLCVRKCLGRCPCHQAVCQLGLPEPLEKFLLHQ; this comes from the exons ATGGAGGATGATCCTGCTTTCTTtggctttaaaaacatttttctgacAATGTTTGCCACGTTTTTCTTCTTCAAGCTTTTAATTAAAGTTTTCTTGGCTCtgctaacccatttctatatcgtcaaaggaaacagaaaagaggcAGCTAGGATAGCAGAAGAGATCTATGGTGGACTCTCAG ACTGCTGGGCTGACCGATCCCCACTCCATGAGGCTGCAGCTCAGGGGCGCTTACTGGCTCTTAAAACTTTAATTGCACAA GCATGCCTTGGGGGTCATGTGGCCTGTGCTAAGGCCTTGCTGGAAAATGGTGCACAA GTCAACGGACTGACAATTCATGGGGCCACTCCACTCTTCAATGCCTGTTGCAGTGGCAGTGCTGCATGTGTCAGTATGCTCTTGGAGTTTGGAGCCAAGGTCCAGCTTGAGGTCCACCTGGCTTCACCAATCCATGAAGCAGTGAAGAGAG GTCACAGAGAGTGCATGGAGATTCTGCTGGCAAATAATGCTAACATTGAGCAAGAGGTTCCTCAGCTAGGAACTCCTCTGTATGTGGCCTGTACCTACGAGAAAGTCGACTGTGTGAAGAAGCTTCTAGAACTAG GAGCCAGTGTTGACCATGGCCGGTGGCTGGATACCCCACTGCATGCTGCAGCTAGGCAGTCCAGTGTGGAGGTCATCAACCTGCTCACTGAGTATGGGGCTAACCTGAAACTCAGAAACTCTCAGGGCAAAATCGCCCTTGATCTTGCTGCTCCCAAAAGCAGTGTGGAGCAGGCGCTCCTGCTCCATGAAG GTCCGCCTGCTCTTTCTCAGCTCTGCCGCCTGTGTGTCCGGAAGTGCTTGGGCCGTTGTCCATGTCATCAAGCCGTCTGTCAGCTAGGGCTTCCGGAACCACTGGAGAAATTCCTCTTACACCAATAG
- the Asb11 gene encoding ankyrin repeat and SOCS box protein 11 isoform X3 — MLQLGGEESVRRPGLWKEISFGDYICHTFQGDCWADRSPLHEAAAQGRLLALKTLIAQGVNVNLVTINRVSSLHEACLGGHVACAKALLENGAQVNGLTIHGATPLFNACCSGSAACVSMLLEFGAKVQLEVHLASPIHEAVKRGHRECMEILLANNANIEQEVPQLGTPLYVACTYEKVDCVKKLLELGASVDHGRWLDTPLHAAARQSSVEVINLLTEYGANLKLRNSQGKIALDLAAPKSSVEQALLLHEGPPALSQLCRLCVRKCLGRCPCHQAVCQLGLPEPLEKFLLHQ; from the exons ATGCTTCAACTAGGTGGTGAAGAAAGTGTCAGAAGGCCCGGACTGTGGAAAGAGATTTCTTTTGGGGATTATATTTGTCACACATTTCAGGGAG ACTGCTGGGCTGACCGATCCCCACTCCATGAGGCTGCAGCTCAGGGGCGCTTACTGGCTCTTAAAACTTTAATTGCACAA GGTGTCAATGTGAATCTTGTGACAATTAACCGGGTCTCCTCTCTCCATGAGGCATGCCTTGGGGGTCATGTGGCCTGTGCTAAGGCCTTGCTGGAAAATGGTGCACAA GTCAACGGACTGACAATTCATGGGGCCACTCCACTCTTCAATGCCTGTTGCAGTGGCAGTGCTGCATGTGTCAGTATGCTCTTGGAGTTTGGAGCCAAGGTCCAGCTTGAGGTCCACCTGGCTTCACCAATCCATGAAGCAGTGAAGAGAG GTCACAGAGAGTGCATGGAGATTCTGCTGGCAAATAATGCTAACATTGAGCAAGAGGTTCCTCAGCTAGGAACTCCTCTGTATGTGGCCTGTACCTACGAGAAAGTCGACTGTGTGAAGAAGCTTCTAGAACTAG GAGCCAGTGTTGACCATGGCCGGTGGCTGGATACCCCACTGCATGCTGCAGCTAGGCAGTCCAGTGTGGAGGTCATCAACCTGCTCACTGAGTATGGGGCTAACCTGAAACTCAGAAACTCTCAGGGCAAAATCGCCCTTGATCTTGCTGCTCCCAAAAGCAGTGTGGAGCAGGCGCTCCTGCTCCATGAAG GTCCGCCTGCTCTTTCTCAGCTCTGCCGCCTGTGTGTCCGGAAGTGCTTGGGCCGTTGTCCATGTCATCAAGCCGTCTGTCAGCTAGGGCTTCCGGAACCACTGGAGAAATTCCTCTTACACCAATAG
- the Piga gene encoding phosphatidylinositol N-acetylglucosaminyltransferase subunit A isoform X3, which produces MANRRRGTDLLSGIIPELCQKYQELNFLIGGEGPKRIILEEVRERYQLHDRVQLLGALEHKDVRNVLVQGHIFLNTSLTEAFCMAIVEAASCGLQVVSTKVGGIPEVLPENLIILCEPSVKSLCEGLEKAISQVKSGTLPAPENIHNVVKAFYTWRNVAERTEKVYERVSKETVLPMHKRLNRLISHCGPVTGYIFALLAVFSYLFLIFLQWMTPDSIIDVAVDATGPGGAWTHQCPRDKKRDENDKVSKSR; this is translated from the exons GGACTGATTTGCTTAGTGGTATAATACCTGAACTCTGTCAGAAATATCAAGAATTAAATTTCCTAATTGGAGGAGAGGGACCAAAGagaatcattttggaagaagTACGGGAAAGATACCAGCTACATGACAG GGTGCAACTTTTGGGAGCTTTAGAACACAAGGATGTTAGAAATGTCTTAGTTCAAGGACATATTTTTCTTAACACCTCCCTCACTGAAGCCTTCTGCATGGCGATCGTAGAAGCCGCCAGTTGCGGTCTGCAG GTTGTCAGCACGAAGGTTGGTGGGATTCCTGAAGTGCTTCCGGAAAATCTTATAATTTTATGTGAGCCTTCAGTAAAATCGTTGTGTGAAGGCCTGGAAAAAGCTATTTCCCAAGTGAAGTCGGGGACATTGCCAGCTCCAGAAAATATCCACAATGTAGTAAAGGCTTTCTACACCTGGCGGAATGTGGCAGAAAGAACTGAAAAA GTATATGAGCGTGTGTCGAAGGAAACTGTGTTGCCAATGCATAAGAGATTGAACAGGCTCATCTCTCATTGTGGCCCAGTGACAGGCTACATTTTTGCTTTGCTGGCAGTGTTCAGCTatctcttcctcattttcctgCAATGGATGACTCCAGACTCTATCATTGATGTTGCGGTAGATGCTACTGGGCCAGGGGGAGCCTGGACTCATCAGTGTCCACGTGATAAGAAAAGAGATGAGAATGATAAGGTATCCAAAAGCAGGTAG